GCGGCCCGCAAGTGGGGGTACACGGTCAAGGGCGTGCCCCGGGACCAGGCCGAAATCATCGCCTTTGAGGGCAACTTCCACGGCCGCACCACCACCATTGTGGGCTTTTCCACCGAGGAGCAGTACCGCGAGGGTTTCGGACCCTTCACCCCGGGTTTTCGGGTGGTGCCTTACGGTGACCTGGAGGCCGTGGCCTCAGCCATCAACCAGAACACCGTAGCGGTGCTGGTGGAGCCCATCCAGGGGGAAGGCGGCATTATCGTGCCGCCGGCGGGCTACCTGAAAGGCCTGCGAGAGCTCACGCAAAAGCATGGGGTGCTGCTGGTGGTGGACGAAATTCAATCGGGCCTGGGGCGCACCGGCAAGCTCTTCGCTTACGAGCACGAGGGCATTCGCCCGGATATCGTGATCATCGGCAAGGCGTTGGGGGGCGGCTGTGTGCCCATTTCCGGCATCTTGGCCGACGACGAGGTGATGGGTGTGTTTCGCCCCGGGGACCATGGATCCACCTTTGGCGGCAACCCCCTGGCCTGCGCGGTGGCGCGGGTGGCCCTAAAGGTGCTGGTGGAAGAGGGGATGATTGAAAACTCGGCACGCCTGGGCGACTACTTCCTGGAGAGGCTGCGGGCCATTGCCTCACCCCACGTGAAGGAAGTGCGGGGGAAGGGCCTGTGGATTGGTGTGGAGCTGGTCCCGGAAGCGGGGGGTGCCCGCCGCTTCTGCGAGTCCCTGCAAAAGGAAGGGCTTTTGTGCAAGGAAACCCACGTGAACACCATCCGCTTTGCCCCA
This sequence is a window from Thermoanaerobaculum aquaticum. Protein-coding genes within it:
- the rocD gene encoding ornithine--oxo-acid transaminase is translated as MAKVGEEKLSAQQLIALEEKYGAHNYHPLDVVITRASGVWVWDVEGNRYLDFLAAYSAVNQGHCHPKIVEALKAQAERVTLTSRAFRNDQLGPLCQQLSELTGFAKFLPMNSGAEAVETAIKAARKWGYTVKGVPRDQAEIIAFEGNFHGRTTTIVGFSTEEQYREGFGPFTPGFRVVPYGDLEAVASAINQNTVAVLVEPIQGEGGIIVPPAGYLKGLRELTQKHGVLLVVDEIQSGLGRTGKLFAYEHEGIRPDIVIIGKALGGGCVPISGILADDEVMGVFRPGDHGSTFGGNPLACAVARVALKVLVEEGMIENSARLGDYFLERLRAIASPHVKEVRGKGLWIGVELVPEAGGARRFCESLQKEGLLCKETHVNTIRFAPPLVITRDELDWALERIAKVLTS